In Thauera aromatica K172, one DNA window encodes the following:
- a CDS encoding thymidine phosphorylase family protein gives MSARITPQTPALQALRMRLHAQHQPVVLMRTDCHVCRAEGLAPRSQVLIIAGDRTVQALLYQIDSDLLKAGQIALSEAAWDALDIHEGDFVQVRHPPMLESLSAVRARIHGHRLQTTELQAIVRDVVDGRYTDVALSAFLTATAVLPLDMQETIHLTRAMVDVGDRLQWQAQIVVDKHCVGGLPGNRTTPLVVAIAAANGLVMPKTSSRAITSPAGTADTMETLAPVDLDLDTLRKVVEKEGGCVAWGGAMHLSPADDIFVRIERELDIDTQGQLIASVLSKKIAAGATHIVIDIPVGPTAKVRSRETAEHLAHHLSEVAASFGLVLRCLFTDGNQPVGRGIGPALEARDVLAVLRNEADAPQDLCDRVALVAGAVLELGGVAKEGEGFRLAHETISSGRAWEKFQRICAAQGGFREPPQALYVEPLLATTSGRAVHIDNRKLSRLAKLAGAPESPAAGIQLQVHLGDEITRGQPLMFLHTQTSGEMAYALAYVQDIGDIVKIDP, from the coding sequence GTGAGTGCCCGCATCACGCCCCAGACACCCGCCTTGCAAGCATTGCGCATGCGACTGCATGCCCAGCATCAACCCGTCGTCTTGATGCGGACCGACTGCCATGTCTGCCGTGCCGAAGGGCTGGCACCGCGGTCACAGGTACTGATCATCGCCGGCGACCGAACTGTGCAAGCGCTGCTGTACCAAATCGACAGCGATCTGCTCAAAGCCGGACAGATCGCTCTGTCCGAGGCCGCCTGGGATGCCCTGGACATCCATGAGGGCGATTTTGTGCAGGTTCGGCATCCGCCAATGCTCGAATCGTTGTCGGCCGTGCGTGCGCGAATTCACGGCCACCGACTGCAAACGACGGAGTTGCAGGCGATCGTCCGTGATGTGGTCGATGGTCGCTATACCGATGTCGCACTTTCGGCCTTCCTGACCGCAACGGCGGTACTGCCTCTGGATATGCAAGAGACCATCCATCTCACCCGTGCGATGGTCGATGTCGGAGATCGCCTGCAATGGCAGGCTCAGATTGTTGTGGACAAGCATTGTGTGGGCGGATTACCGGGAAATCGCACCACGCCGTTGGTGGTTGCCATCGCCGCAGCCAATGGATTGGTGATGCCCAAGACCTCATCACGCGCCATCACCTCTCCCGCTGGCACGGCGGACACCATGGAAACGCTGGCTCCTGTAGACCTGGACCTGGATACGCTCAGAAAGGTCGTGGAGAAAGAGGGTGGATGCGTGGCGTGGGGCGGCGCGATGCACCTGAGCCCTGCGGACGACATCTTCGTGCGTATTGAGCGTGAACTGGATATTGACACCCAAGGACAACTGATTGCCTCGGTGTTATCCAAGAAGATTGCGGCAGGGGCGACCCACATCGTGATCGATATTCCGGTTGGGCCAACCGCAAAAGTCCGCAGCCGGGAAACTGCCGAGCACCTTGCGCATCACCTTTCAGAAGTCGCCGCGTCATTTGGCCTTGTATTGCGTTGCCTGTTTACAGACGGGAATCAACCTGTCGGAAGAGGTATCGGCCCGGCGTTGGAGGCGCGCGACGTGTTGGCCGTGTTGCGCAACGAGGCGGATGCGCCGCAAGACCTATGTGACCGCGTGGCGTTGGTGGCGGGTGCGGTGCTTGAGCTTGGCGGCGTCGCCAAAGAAGGGGAGGGATTTCGGTTGGCTCATGAGACGATCAGCAGTGGCCGCGCGTGGGAAAAATTTCAGAGAATCTGCGCGGCACAGGGGGGATTTCGTGAGCCGCCCCAAGCTCTCTATGTCGAACCGCTTCTGGCAACCACTTCAGGCCGAGCAGTACACATCGACAACCGTAAGCTTTCTCGTTTAGCCAAATTGGCCGGTGCGCCTGAGAGTCCAGCCGCAGGGATTCAATTGCAGGTGCACTTAGGTGACGAGATAACACGAGGACAGCCATTGATGTTTTTGCATACGCAAACCTCTGGAGAGATGGCCTATGCACTTGCATACGTACAAGACATTGGGGACATTGTAAAGATTGACCCTTAG
- a CDS encoding MBL fold metallo-hydrolase RNA specificity domain-containing protein, which translates to MLSLTSLGGAGTVTGSKHLITYGSTRILIDCGLFQGLKNLRELNWQHLVVESKDIDAVVLTHAHLDHCGYLPRLVLNGFRGKIFSTPATRDVAELILLDSAWLQEKDAEFANRKGFSKHKPALALYRVRDAERTLLQFKPVPLHQETVLPGGARLVLRRAGHILGAATAQIDIGGKRLVFSGDLGRYDDAVMPDPEPVTEADYIIIESTYGNRHHDRSDAVEALGDIIERTTRRGGTVVIPAFAVGRAQSLIYDLWLLRQRGRLRNVPVYLDSPMATSATALLHRHADDHKLAQHDFETAFSEVTYVRDVEESKALSANRYPKVIISASGMATGGRVLHHIEAFGGSHQNTLLFSGFQAAGTRGRKLLEGAREVKIHGRWMPIKAEVAELAMLSAHADSDELMRWLRGFTKAPERVFIVHGESDASEALRERIQRELNWHASVPMQNQEFAL; encoded by the coding sequence ATGCTCTCACTGACCAGCCTGGGCGGTGCCGGTACCGTCACCGGCTCCAAACACCTGATCACATATGGCAGTACCCGCATCCTGATCGACTGCGGACTTTTCCAAGGACTGAAGAACCTGCGCGAGCTGAACTGGCAGCATCTTGTCGTTGAGTCCAAGGACATCGATGCGGTTGTACTGACGCACGCGCACCTGGATCATTGTGGATATCTCCCCCGATTGGTGCTGAACGGGTTCCGCGGGAAGATTTTCTCGACGCCAGCCACACGGGACGTCGCCGAACTCATCCTGCTCGACAGTGCTTGGTTGCAGGAGAAGGATGCCGAGTTCGCCAACCGGAAGGGATTTTCCAAGCACAAGCCAGCCCTTGCCCTGTATCGGGTCCGAGATGCCGAACGCACGCTCTTGCAGTTCAAGCCCGTGCCACTGCATCAGGAGACGGTATTGCCGGGCGGTGCACGCCTGGTTCTACGCAGGGCCGGCCACATTCTTGGAGCGGCGACGGCGCAGATCGACATCGGCGGCAAGCGTTTGGTGTTCTCCGGCGACCTGGGCCGCTATGACGATGCGGTCATGCCTGATCCTGAACCCGTCACGGAAGCGGACTACATCATCATCGAGTCCACCTATGGCAATCGTCATCATGACCGTTCCGATGCCGTCGAAGCGCTAGGCGACATCATCGAGCGTACGACTCGCCGCGGAGGCACCGTAGTGATTCCCGCTTTTGCCGTAGGACGCGCGCAGTCGTTGATCTATGACCTATGGCTGTTGCGACAGCGCGGTCGGCTCCGCAACGTGCCCGTCTATCTGGACAGTCCCATGGCCACCAGCGCAACTGCGCTGCTGCACCGCCATGCCGACGACCACAAGCTCGCTCAACACGATTTCGAGACGGCATTCTCAGAAGTCACATACGTGCGCGACGTTGAAGAGTCCAAGGCGCTATCGGCGAATCGATACCCCAAGGTGATTATTTCCGCCAGCGGCATGGCCACCGGCGGCCGCGTGCTGCATCACATAGAAGCGTTTGGCGGTAGCCATCAGAACACGCTGCTGTTCTCTGGATTCCAAGCAGCAGGTACGCGCGGGCGCAAGCTGCTTGAGGGCGCTCGCGAAGTCAAGATCCATGGACGCTGGATGCCGATCAAGGCAGAGGTCGCCGAGCTTGCGATGTTGTCGGCTCATGCCGACAGCGATGAGCTGATGCGATGGCTGCGCGGCTTTACCAAGGCGCCGGAAAGAGTGTTCATTGTTCACGGTGAATCTGATGCCTCTGAGGCGCTGCGCGAACGTATCCAGCGCGAACTCAATTGGCACGCATCGGTGCCCATGCAAAACCAGGAGTTCGCCCTGTGA
- a CDS encoding xylulose 5-phosphate 3-epimerase, translated as MPSQANLAIDWRAGYGPIAHQSETIERMQTLVHRMVAQGRVADEASAHALLAAADRVACMAMSVVAHMTYARRIDRSGRPLGSDDFKQTPEGHTGGSLDMVPAFVGYLLANALTGTTRGWLMGQGHCVAAIEAVNALTGDVSAAQRGRYDRSEAGLSRLIEDFYSYAIDKQGRPAVPLGSHAGPNTAGAISEGGYLGFAGLQYVHTPLPGESLVAFLSDGAFEEQRGSDWAPRWWRAEDCGFAVPIMILNGRRIEQRTQIVQEGGAAWLAEDLRHNGFDPVIIDGRDPVAIAWAIVESEDTLSAFAAQSNRRYPVKFPYVIAETEKGFGFPGAATNAAHNLPLDGNPREHAQAREAFNAGAAALFVPEIELENALTVLANHGKNRRSRESEHPMARRHPASPHLPVPAWAPTKVSGSAMSSLDRWFVKLAQANPQLRVRIGNPDELASNKMGATLALLKHRVNVPEPGVPESTHGSVITALNEEAVAAAALANKGGLNLIVSYEAFAVKMLGLIRQEIIFARRQKELGQPPGWISIPLVVTSHTWENSKNEQSHQDPTIGEALLGEMSDTARVLFPVDENTACAALRAVYASRGQVACVVVSKRDTPNHFSAAAAQSLIEHGAAHVAGDPSTAQLQFVAIGAYQLEEALKAHARLEHHGLASCITVVVEPGRLRIPRDELEAAFVLGDESLQALFPPHLPRVLISHTRPEPMLGVLRRIDSGPSKTRALGYINHGGTLDVAGMLIANRCTWVDAIYAAAQVTGWNSSQAAAAATDA; from the coding sequence ATGCCCTCTCAGGCTAACCTCGCAATCGATTGGCGTGCCGGTTACGGGCCCATCGCGCACCAGTCCGAAACCATCGAACGTATGCAGACCCTCGTGCACCGCATGGTTGCGCAAGGGCGTGTGGCAGATGAAGCCTCGGCCCATGCGCTGCTGGCCGCAGCCGACCGGGTGGCCTGCATGGCCATGAGCGTAGTGGCGCATATGACCTATGCCCGGCGCATCGACCGAAGCGGCCGCCCTCTGGGCTCCGATGATTTCAAACAAACGCCCGAAGGCCACACCGGCGGTTCGCTCGACATGGTGCCGGCTTTCGTGGGTTATCTGTTGGCCAATGCACTGACCGGGACGACACGCGGCTGGCTAATGGGACAAGGGCACTGCGTGGCCGCGATCGAAGCGGTGAACGCACTGACCGGCGATGTGTCCGCCGCCCAGCGTGGACGCTACGACCGCAGCGAGGCAGGCCTGTCACGCCTGATCGAGGATTTCTACTCCTATGCCATCGATAAGCAGGGGCGGCCCGCGGTACCGCTGGGCAGCCATGCCGGGCCGAACACGGCCGGCGCGATCTCCGAAGGCGGCTATCTGGGGTTCGCCGGGCTGCAGTATGTGCACACGCCGTTGCCGGGAGAAAGCCTGGTGGCATTCCTCAGTGATGGCGCTTTCGAGGAGCAACGTGGCTCGGACTGGGCACCGCGCTGGTGGCGCGCCGAGGACTGCGGCTTCGCCGTCCCGATCATGATTCTCAACGGGCGACGCATCGAGCAGCGCACCCAGATCGTGCAGGAAGGTGGCGCTGCCTGGTTAGCCGAAGATCTGCGCCACAACGGCTTTGATCCCGTCATCATCGATGGACGCGATCCAGTGGCGATCGCATGGGCCATTGTCGAATCTGAAGACACGCTGAGCGCTTTCGCCGCACAATCGAACCGGCGCTATCCCGTCAAGTTCCCCTACGTGATCGCCGAGACGGAGAAAGGTTTCGGCTTCCCGGGCGCGGCGACCAATGCCGCCCACAACCTGCCGTTGGACGGCAATCCGCGCGAGCACGCGCAGGCACGCGAGGCCTTCAATGCTGGGGCTGCGGCGCTATTCGTGCCAGAGATCGAACTGGAAAACGCGCTCACCGTCCTGGCGAATCACGGCAAGAACCGGCGCTCGCGCGAAAGCGAGCACCCCATGGCTCGACGCCATCCAGCGAGTCCTCATCTGCCGGTGCCGGCCTGGGCTCCTACCAAGGTATCTGGCAGCGCCATGTCTTCACTGGATCGTTGGTTCGTGAAACTGGCGCAGGCAAATCCACAGTTGCGCGTCCGGATCGGCAATCCCGATGAACTGGCCAGCAACAAGATGGGAGCCACACTGGCACTGCTCAAGCACCGCGTCAACGTGCCCGAACCCGGCGTCCCGGAATCGACGCATGGCTCGGTGATCACCGCACTCAATGAAGAAGCCGTTGCGGCCGCCGCCCTCGCCAACAAAGGGGGGCTGAACCTGATCGTCAGCTACGAGGCCTTCGCGGTCAAGATGCTTGGATTGATTCGCCAGGAGATCATCTTCGCGCGCCGACAGAAGGAACTGGGCCAGCCGCCAGGCTGGATCTCCATCCCGCTGGTCGTCACATCCCACACCTGGGAGAACAGCAAGAACGAGCAGTCACACCAGGACCCGACCATTGGCGAAGCATTGCTAGGGGAAATGTCGGACACCGCACGCGTGTTGTTCCCGGTGGATGAAAACACGGCGTGCGCCGCGTTGCGAGCGGTCTACGCCAGCCGCGGCCAAGTGGCTTGTGTGGTGGTCTCCAAGCGCGACACGCCGAATCACTTCAGTGCCGCCGCGGCTCAATCGCTGATCGAGCATGGAGCAGCCCATGTAGCCGGCGATCCGTCCACCGCACAACTGCAATTCGTAGCGATTGGCGCCTACCAGTTGGAGGAAGCGCTCAAAGCCCATGCCCGCCTGGAGCACCATGGGCTTGCGTCGTGCATCACCGTGGTGGTCGAGCCCGGCCGTCTACGCATTCCGCGAGACGAACTTGAGGCCGCCTTCGTGCTCGGTGACGAATCCCTGCAAGCGCTCTTCCCGCCTCACCTGCCGCGCGTGTTGATAAGCCATACCCGCCCTGAGCCGATGCTGGGCGTGCTTCGCCGCATTGACAGCGGCCCTTCGAAGACGCGGGCTTTGGGCTACATCAACCACGGCGGCACCCTCGATGTGGCTGGAATGCTGATCGCCAATCGATGCACCTGGGTGGATGCCATCTATGCCGCTGCGCAAGTGACCGGCTGGAACAGTTCGCAGGCTGCTGCTGCCGCGACCGACGCGTGA
- a CDS encoding ribose-phosphate pyrophosphokinase, producing MQRLTLALPGNEDFAGRLAQAYGSDVGRVETRRFPDGESYVRLHGEPVGQIVDLICTLTHPDPQFLLLVFAADAARELGALEVNLVAPYLAYMRQDKRFHDGESVTSRTFARLVSSTFDKLLTVDPHLHRYPTLSALYTIPTTTLHAAPLLADWIANHVEKPLIVGPDEESEQWAGSIASRIGVPHAVLRKTRHGDRSVDIDVPDLSVWRDRTPVLVDDIASSGRTLAVAAHKLAEQGMRKPECVVVHALFAEDAWSQLTPLFARITSTDAVPHPSNRIGLASLIAGALSSGQTDPRA from the coding sequence ATGCAACGACTCACACTTGCCCTTCCAGGCAACGAAGATTTCGCCGGTCGCCTCGCGCAGGCATATGGCAGCGATGTCGGCCGCGTCGAAACACGCCGATTTCCCGATGGCGAGAGCTATGTCCGATTGCATGGCGAACCCGTTGGCCAGATCGTGGATCTGATTTGCACGCTGACCCATCCAGATCCGCAATTCCTGCTTCTGGTTTTTGCCGCGGACGCCGCGCGCGAGCTTGGTGCGCTCGAGGTGAACTTGGTTGCACCCTACCTGGCCTACATGCGCCAGGACAAGCGATTCCATGACGGCGAAAGCGTGACGTCGCGGACTTTCGCACGCCTGGTCTCATCGACGTTCGACAAGCTGCTTACGGTGGATCCACATCTGCACCGCTATCCGACGCTCTCCGCGCTCTACACGATTCCCACCACTACCTTGCATGCCGCGCCGCTGCTGGCCGACTGGATCGCCAATCATGTCGAAAAGCCCTTGATCGTCGGCCCCGATGAGGAAAGCGAGCAGTGGGCCGGCTCCATCGCCTCCCGCATCGGCGTGCCGCACGCCGTGCTTCGCAAGACACGCCATGGCGATCGCAGCGTGGACATCGATGTTCCCGACCTGTCGGTCTGGCGTGACAGAACGCCGGTGCTGGTGGACGACATCGCATCCTCGGGCCGCACGCTCGCTGTCGCGGCGCACAAACTCGCCGAACAAGGAATGCGCAAGCCGGAGTGCGTAGTGGTGCATGCCCTATTCGCCGAAGACGCCTGGAGCCAATTGACGCCGCTGTTCGCTCGGATCACGTCCACCGACGCGGTGCCGCATCCGAGCAACCGGATCGGTCTGGCTTCGCTGATTGCCGGCGCGCTTTCCAGCGGCCAGACCGATCCGCGAGCCTGA
- a CDS encoding lipid A deacylase LpxR family protein encodes MKVQSSDPAEWRLEVAASLLLLLLSASAQAQSCHQDNPLRSTGTLNLRIDNDMFGGIGQDQGYSNGFLVSWVSPNLVDYRDDPCLPRLVRGLNRFLTVLQPEGFDEQNMTIGFGQMMYTPSDKTRSDLIKDDRPFAGAMMLSFGYNARRGDTLRTSQIRVGVVGPSSLARQTQNWWHDTIGVDKFNGWRHQLRDEPVLQLLHERRTRVFRQEDVSGWGWDLTRHWGGSFGNFATYANVGGELRYGLRLPDDLGTAPLRPAGENTSPVRTTAGSNWNGHLFVALDARWVLHDITLDGNTFKSGHSVDKRPLVADVGYGVAITQGNWRIAIARYHRTREFRGQKEIPVYGTITVGRKF; translated from the coding sequence ATGAAAGTTCAGTCCAGCGACCCCGCTGAATGGAGGCTGGAAGTCGCAGCCTCCTTGCTGCTGCTATTGCTGAGCGCCTCCGCACAGGCCCAGTCCTGCCACCAGGACAACCCGCTGCGCTCAACGGGAACGCTCAATCTGCGGATCGACAACGACATGTTCGGCGGCATTGGACAAGATCAAGGCTACTCCAATGGATTTCTCGTCAGCTGGGTCTCCCCCAACCTTGTGGACTATCGCGATGACCCTTGCCTACCCCGTCTCGTCCGTGGGCTGAATCGTTTTCTCACGGTGCTGCAACCCGAGGGTTTTGACGAACAGAACATGACCATCGGCTTCGGACAGATGATGTACACCCCCAGCGACAAAACGCGCAGCGATCTGATCAAAGACGACCGCCCTTTCGCCGGCGCAATGATGTTGAGCTTCGGCTACAACGCGCGGCGCGGCGATACGCTGCGTACCTCACAAATCCGCGTCGGTGTTGTGGGCCCCTCCTCCTTGGCCAGGCAAACCCAGAACTGGTGGCATGACACCATCGGCGTCGACAAATTCAATGGCTGGCGACACCAACTGCGCGACGAGCCTGTGCTGCAGTTGCTGCACGAACGCCGAACACGAGTCTTCAGGCAAGAAGACGTCAGCGGTTGGGGCTGGGATCTGACCCGCCACTGGGGTGGCAGCTTCGGCAACTTCGCCACCTACGCGAATGTCGGTGGAGAACTGCGCTATGGGCTGCGCCTGCCTGATGATTTAGGCACGGCACCGCTACGGCCTGCCGGAGAGAACACCTCGCCCGTGCGCACGACCGCTGGCAGCAACTGGAACGGCCACCTCTTCGTGGCGCTAGACGCTCGCTGGGTTCTGCACGACATCACGTTGGATGGCAATACCTTCAAGTCCGGCCATAGCGTTGATAAGCGGCCACTCGTGGCGGATGTCGGCTACGGCGTCGCGATTACCCAAGGCAACTGGCGCATCGCGATAGCCCGCTACCACCGCACACGCGAATTCCGGGGACAAAAAGAAATCCCGGTCTACGGAACGATCACTGTAGGAAGGAAATTCTGA
- a CDS encoding universal stress protein: MYSRILVPLDGSPTADLALHHAAVLARLNGATIVLLHVIEEMKHSNGFERPRIYIEEVRPGFLAAGQKLLDEAALRLRQGGLVVETVLLESNGERVSVLIAQQALTTQCELVVLGTHGRRGVDRLLMGSDAEQLARIAPVPVMLVRQSQSVIVTATPGQGGTPA; this comes from the coding sequence ATGTACTCAAGAATCCTGGTTCCGCTCGACGGAAGTCCTACTGCCGATTTGGCGCTCCACCACGCTGCGGTGCTGGCACGCCTGAATGGCGCAACCATCGTCTTGCTGCACGTCATCGAGGAGATGAAGCATAGCAACGGCTTCGAGAGGCCGAGGATCTATATTGAAGAAGTGAGGCCGGGCTTCCTGGCGGCCGGGCAGAAGCTGCTGGACGAGGCGGCGCTGCGGCTGAGGCAGGGAGGCCTGGTGGTTGAGACCGTCCTTCTGGAAAGCAACGGCGAGCGCGTCTCGGTGCTCATCGCTCAGCAGGCACTGACTACTCAATGCGAGTTGGTGGTGTTGGGTACCCACGGACGCCGGGGCGTGGACAGGCTGCTGATGGGAAGCGATGCAGAGCAGCTCGCTCGCATCGCACCAGTTCCAGTGATGCTGGTGCGCCAGTCCCAATCGGTCATTGTGACTGCAACCCCTGGGCAGGGTGGCACGCCAGCGTGA
- a CDS encoding PHA/PHB synthase family protein: MTNKKNGNIDSAINPKLDGDAHVAWAQAWSSISPETSLLAWVDWASHLANSPGKQAELLAFAASLSEQWMAVLKKNPANPDRGATAPDRSPVNDRRFNDPAWDQWPYDLFRSSFVNQTKWWEQATQGVWGVDPKHQRLLAFGAKQWLEMLSPANAAVFNPVVLKRTIAEQGANLARGTSNFLDDLRRQLSGQPPAGTENFVVGRDVAVTEGKVVLRNRLIELIQYTPTTEKVHPEPILIIPAWIMKYYVLDLSPHNSLIRYLVAQGHTVFCISWRNPDAEDRDLGMDEYLEFGLHAALDAVTSVVPGHGVHAAGYCLGGTLLAIGASAMARDGDTRLVSVSLLAAQTDFSEPGELSLFINESQVALLEASMAQTGYLTSDQMSGAFQLLRSYDLIWSRMIDEYLLGDRRAMTDLMAWNADGTRLPAKMHSQYLRRLYLNNDLSAGRYPVTGRPVSVGDIAVPVFCVGTASDHIAPWRSVYKLHLLSSAELTFVLTTGGHNGGIVSEPGRGNRQYQIHTRAAGDGYMAPDEWQATMQTHPDSWWPAWSAWLRERSGDVVAPPLIGAESSGYPTVCDAPGEYVRN, encoded by the coding sequence TTGACGAATAAAAAGAACGGCAATATCGACTCAGCCATCAATCCGAAGTTGGATGGGGATGCCCATGTCGCTTGGGCACAGGCTTGGTCGTCTATTTCGCCGGAGACATCGTTGCTCGCGTGGGTGGACTGGGCGAGCCATTTAGCAAACAGTCCTGGCAAGCAAGCCGAGCTTTTGGCGTTTGCAGCCTCCCTGTCCGAGCAATGGATGGCCGTATTGAAGAAGAATCCGGCCAACCCGGACCGGGGAGCCACCGCTCCTGACCGGTCACCTGTCAATGACCGCCGCTTCAACGATCCTGCATGGGATCAATGGCCCTACGACCTTTTCCGCAGTTCATTCGTCAATCAGACCAAATGGTGGGAGCAGGCCACGCAGGGGGTGTGGGGAGTGGATCCGAAACACCAACGCCTGCTGGCGTTTGGCGCCAAACAGTGGCTGGAAATGCTTTCGCCCGCCAACGCTGCGGTTTTCAACCCCGTTGTCCTGAAAAGAACCATCGCAGAGCAAGGCGCCAATCTAGCGCGGGGGACGTCCAACTTTCTCGACGACTTGCGTCGGCAACTATCCGGCCAGCCTCCCGCGGGAACGGAGAACTTCGTCGTTGGGCGCGACGTAGCGGTCACGGAAGGAAAAGTCGTTCTGAGAAATCGACTGATCGAACTGATTCAGTACACGCCCACTACCGAGAAAGTCCATCCCGAACCGATCCTGATCATTCCTGCCTGGATCATGAAGTACTACGTACTGGATCTGTCACCGCATAACTCGCTGATACGGTATCTGGTTGCGCAAGGGCATACGGTTTTTTGCATCTCCTGGAGAAATCCGGATGCTGAGGATCGAGATTTGGGCATGGATGAGTACCTGGAGTTCGGCCTGCATGCAGCGCTGGACGCTGTGACTTCCGTCGTCCCCGGGCATGGAGTCCACGCGGCTGGTTATTGCCTGGGCGGAACGCTACTGGCCATTGGTGCTTCAGCCATGGCGCGTGATGGCGATACGCGGCTGGTGTCGGTAAGCCTGCTTGCCGCACAGACGGACTTCAGCGAACCGGGCGAGCTGAGTCTTTTCATCAACGAGAGTCAAGTGGCGCTGTTGGAAGCCAGCATGGCTCAAACCGGTTATTTGACCTCCGACCAGATGAGCGGAGCTTTTCAGCTACTGCGTTCCTACGATCTCATATGGTCTCGCATGATTGACGAATACCTATTGGGCGATCGCCGGGCAATGACCGACCTGATGGCTTGGAATGCCGATGGGACTCGCCTCCCCGCGAAGATGCATTCGCAGTATCTCCGACGCCTTTACCTGAATAACGATCTCAGCGCGGGGCGTTATCCCGTCACGGGTCGCCCCGTTTCAGTGGGAGACATCGCTGTACCGGTGTTTTGCGTCGGCACTGCCTCGGATCATATTGCGCCTTGGCGCTCGGTTTACAAGCTGCATCTCCTGTCTTCGGCCGAGCTGACTTTCGTGCTGACCACTGGAGGACACAACGGCGGCATCGTGAGCGAGCCCGGCCGAGGTAACCGCCAATATCAAATCCATACCCGCGCGGCCGGTGATGGATACATGGCGCCGGATGAGTGGCAAGCGACGATGCAGACGCATCCGGATTCCTGGTGGCCCGCATGGTCGGCGTGGCTGCGAGAGCGTTCCGGTGATGTTGTTGCGCCTCCGCTCATAGGTGCTGAATCCAGTGGATACCCCACTGTTTGCGACGCCCCAGGGGAATATGTACGCAACTGA
- the gltS gene encoding sodium/glutamate symporter has translation MKIDAFHGFTLAILLLFVGKGLVARSGILRRYSIPESLVGGLACALVVFLLYYGMGIVVSFDLEARDALLLYFFAAIGLSTDARTLRHGGRPLLILSGLAIGFMVLQNLAGMETARAFGLDPRAGLMVGSISLTGGVGTTLAWSDYFVETLGIAQAQELGLAANMIGLIAACTIGGPIASLLMRRHRLRASGDSALEIGTLHSDEQHARLDYYGLLLALLWLNFALMLGYGINALVARTAVTLPAFVGCLLAGILLRMAADWMRPSGRGRLWNWPSMQPGIALVSDMSLGLFLTMALMGLRLWELQPVLAFITAAMLVQIALVIAFVLLIVFRAMGKDYQAAVVCAGFGGIALGSTATAIANMTAVTREHGAAREAFIVVPLVCGFVIDIANALVISLMAG, from the coding sequence ATGAAGATCGATGCCTTCCATGGATTCACGCTCGCCATTCTGCTGTTGTTCGTTGGCAAGGGCTTGGTAGCGCGTTCGGGCATCTTGCGTCGATACAGCATCCCGGAATCCCTGGTGGGCGGCCTGGCCTGCGCCTTGGTTGTCTTCCTCCTGTACTACGGGATGGGGATCGTTGTCAGTTTCGATCTGGAAGCGCGCGACGCGCTTCTGCTGTACTTCTTTGCCGCTATTGGCCTGAGTACCGACGCCCGCACACTGCGCCATGGTGGACGGCCCTTGCTGATCCTGTCGGGGCTGGCCATCGGGTTCATGGTGCTGCAGAACCTGGCCGGGATGGAGACGGCCCGCGCCTTCGGGCTGGATCCGCGCGCCGGGCTGATGGTGGGTTCGATTTCCCTTACCGGAGGCGTGGGCACCACCTTGGCCTGGTCCGACTACTTCGTTGAAACCCTCGGCATTGCACAGGCGCAGGAACTGGGGTTGGCGGCGAATATGATCGGCCTGATCGCGGCCTGCACCATCGGTGGCCCGATCGCAAGTCTGCTCATGCGCAGGCATCGGCTTCGAGCCTCCGGAGACAGCGCCCTGGAAATTGGCACACTGCACAGCGATGAGCAGCATGCCCGCCTGGACTACTACGGCCTGCTGCTGGCATTGCTCTGGCTCAACTTCGCCTTGATGTTGGGATACGGAATCAATGCCTTGGTCGCGCGTACCGCCGTCACGCTGCCCGCCTTTGTGGGCTGCCTGCTGGCCGGAATTCTCCTGCGCATGGCGGCCGACTGGATGAGGCCAAGTGGGCGCGGACGTTTATGGAACTGGCCGAGCATGCAGCCAGGCATCGCCCTGGTTTCCGACATGTCATTGGGCCTGTTTCTGACCATGGCGCTGATGGGACTCAGGCTCTGGGAACTGCAGCCCGTGCTCGCCTTCATCACGGCGGCGATGCTGGTGCAGATTGCCTTGGTCATCGCATTCGTTTTGCTGATTGTTTTTCGGGCAATGGGCAAGGATTACCAAGCCGCCGTGGTGTGCGCGGGTTTCGGCGGTATTGCGCTGGGATCTACCGCCACTGCCATCGCCAACATGACGGCGGTGACTCGGGAGCATGGTGCGGCACGCGAGGCGTTCATTGTGGTGCCCTTGGTATGTGGGTTCGTCATCGATATTGCGAACGCACTGGTAATCAGCCTGATGGCCGGTTAG